One genomic region from Rattus norvegicus strain BN/NHsdMcwi chromosome 10, GRCr8, whole genome shotgun sequence encodes:
- the Rab34 gene encoding ras-related protein Rab-34 isoform X1 produces the protein MNILAPVRRDRVLAELPQCLKKEAALHVRKDFHPRVTCACQEHRTGTVGFCKDTFDKNYKATIGVDFEMERFEVLGVPFSLQLWDTAGQERFKCIASTYYRGAQAIIIVFNLNDVASLEHSKQWLADALKENDPSNVLLFLVGSKKDLSTPAQYSLMEKDALKVAQEIKAEYWSVSSLTGENVREFFFRVAALTFEANVLAELEKSGSRHIGDVVRINSDDKNLYLTASKKKATCCP, from the exons ATGAACATTCTGGCCCCCGTGCGGAGGGACCGCGTCCTGGCGGAGCTGCCCCAG TGCCTGAAGAAGGAGGCCGCTTTGCACGTGCGCAAAGACTTCCACCCCCGGGTCACTTGCGCCTGCCAGGAGCACCGGACAGGCACCGTGGG GTTCTGCAAAGACACCTTCGATAAGAATTACAAGGCTACCATCGGAGTGGATTTTGAGATGGAACGATTTGAAGTCTTGGGTGTCCCCTTCAGTCTCCAACT TTGGGACACTGCTGGTCAGGAGAGGTTCAAGTGCATCGCTTCCACCTACTACAGAGGAGCACAAG CCATCATCATTGTCTTCAACCTGAATGACGTGGCATCCCTGGAACACTCCAA GCAGTGGCTCGCTGATGCCCTCAAGGAGAATGACCCTTCCAACGTGCTTCTCTTCCTTGTGGGTTCCAAGAAGgatctgagt ACTCCTGCTCAGTATTCCCTAATGGAGAAGGATGCCCTCAAGGTGGCCCAAGAGATTAAGGCTGAGTATTGGTCAGTGTCCTCCCTCACAG GTGAGAACGTCCGGGAATTCTTCTTCCGTGTGGCAGCGCTAACCTTTGAGGCCAATGTCCTGGCTGAACTGGAGAAATCGGGATCTCGGCACATTGGGGATGTTGTTC GCATCAACAGCGATGACAAAAACCTGTACCTAACTGCCAGCAAGAAAAAGGCCACATGTTGTCCCTGA
- the Rab34 gene encoding ras-related protein Rab-34, with product MNILAPVRRDRVLAELPQCLKKEAALHVRKDFHPRVTCACQEHRTGTVGFKISKVIVVGDLSVGKTCLINRFCKDTFDKNYKATIGVDFEMERFEVLGVPFSLQLWDTAGQERFKCIASTYYRGAQAIIIVFNLNDVASLEHSKQWLADALKENDPSNVLLFLVGSKKDLSTPAQYSLMEKDALKVAQEIKAEYWSVSSLTGENVREFFFRVAALTFEANVLAELEKSGSRHIGDVVRINSDDKNLYLTASKKKATCCP from the exons ATGAACATTCTGGCCCCCGTGCGGAGGGACCGCGTCCTGGCGGAGCTGCCCCAG TGCCTGAAGAAGGAGGCCGCTTTGCACGTGCGCAAAGACTTCCACCCCCGGGTCACTTGCGCCTGCCAGGAGCACCGGACAGGCACCGTGGG ATTTAAAATATCCAAGGTCATCGTTGTGGGGGACCTATCTGTGGGGAAGACCTGTCTTATTAATAG GTTCTGCAAAGACACCTTCGATAAGAATTACAAGGCTACCATCGGAGTGGATTTTGAGATGGAACGATTTGAAGTCTTGGGTGTCCCCTTCAGTCTCCAACT TTGGGACACTGCTGGTCAGGAGAGGTTCAAGTGCATCGCTTCCACCTACTACAGAGGAGCACAAG CCATCATCATTGTCTTCAACCTGAATGACGTGGCATCCCTGGAACACTCCAA GCAGTGGCTCGCTGATGCCCTCAAGGAGAATGACCCTTCCAACGTGCTTCTCTTCCTTGTGGGTTCCAAGAAGgatctgagt ACTCCTGCTCAGTATTCCCTAATGGAGAAGGATGCCCTCAAGGTGGCCCAAGAGATTAAGGCTGAGTATTGGTCAGTGTCCTCCCTCACAG GTGAGAACGTCCGGGAATTCTTCTTCCGTGTGGCAGCGCTAACCTTTGAGGCCAATGTCCTGGCTGAACTGGAGAAATCGGGATCTCGGCACATTGGGGATGTTGTTC GCATCAACAGCGATGACAAAAACCTGTACCTAACTGCCAGCAAGAAAAAGGCCACATGTTGTCCCTGA
- the Rpl23a gene encoding large ribosomal subunit protein uL23 isoform X1 encodes MAPKAKKEAPAPPKAEAKAKALKAKKAVLKGVHSHKKKKIRTSPTFRRPKTLRLRRQPKYPRKSAPRRNKLDHYAIIKFPLTTESAMKKIEDNNTLVFIVDVKANKHQIKQAVKKLYDIDVAKVNTLIRPDGEKKAYVRLAPDYDALDVANKVSTVTSV; translated from the exons ATGGCGCCGAAAGCGAAGAAGGAAG CTCCTGCCCCTCCCAAAGCCGAAGCCAAAGCGAAGGCCTTGAAAGCTAAGAAGGCAGTGCTGAAAGGTGTCCACAGTCACAAAAAGAAGAAGATCCGAACGTCACCCACTTTCCGGCGGCCCAAGACCCTGCGGCTCCGGAGGCAGCCAAAATATCCTCGAAAGAGTGCACCCAGGAGAAACAA GCTTGACCACTATGCTATCATCAAATTCCCACTGACCACCGAGTCAGCTATGAAGAAAATAGAGGACAACAACACGCTTGTGTTCATTGTGGATGTTAAGGCCAACAAGCACCAGATCAAACAGGCCGTGAAAAAACTCTATGATATAGATGTGGCCAAAGTCAATACTCTGATACG GCCTGACGGAGAGAAGAAGGCATATGTTCGCTTGGCTCCTGATTATGATGCTCTAGATGTTGCCAACAAGGTAAGCACAGTCACTTCTGTCTAG
- the Rpl23a gene encoding large ribosomal subunit protein uL23 — translation MAPKAKKEAPAPPKAEAKAKALKAKKAVLKGVHSHKKKKIRTSPTFRRPKTLRLRRQPKYPRKSAPRRNKLDHYAIIKFPLTTESAMKKIEDNNTLVFIVDVKANKHQIKQAVKKLYDIDVAKVNTLIRPDGEKKAYVRLAPDYDALDVANKIGII, via the exons ATGGCGCCGAAAGCGAAGAAGGAAG CTCCTGCCCCTCCCAAAGCCGAAGCCAAAGCGAAGGCCTTGAAAGCTAAGAAGGCAGTGCTGAAAGGTGTCCACAGTCACAAAAAGAAGAAGATCCGAACGTCACCCACTTTCCGGCGGCCCAAGACCCTGCGGCTCCGGAGGCAGCCAAAATATCCTCGAAAGAGTGCACCCAGGAGAAACAA GCTTGACCACTATGCTATCATCAAATTCCCACTGACCACCGAGTCAGCTATGAAGAAAATAGAGGACAACAACACGCTTGTGTTCATTGTGGATGTTAAGGCCAACAAGCACCAGATCAAACAGGCCGTGAAAAAACTCTATGATATAGATGTGGCCAAAGTCAATACTCTGATACG GCCTGACGGAGAGAAGAAGGCATATGTTCGCTTGGCTCCTGATTATGATGCTCTAGATGTTGCCAACAAG attggGATCATCTAA